The Prinia subflava isolate CZ2003 ecotype Zambia chromosome W unlocalized genomic scaffold, Cam_Psub_1.2 scaffold_43_NEW, whole genome shotgun sequence genome includes a region encoding these proteins:
- the LOC134565254 gene encoding uncharacterized protein LOC134565254: MGYKGSPTLFGSQLAKELEIWTREGQVPRDQYLLLQYVDDILIATEEEMTCIKVTTEILNSLGMGGYKVSREKAQIAQQTVIYLGCEISQGQRKLGTNRIQAICAIPEPQNLHELRIFLGMTGWCRLWIMDYGLIAKPLYEAQKTQPFTWGKPQKEAFQKLKEALTTAPALGLPDLSKDFQLYVHERQRLALGVLTQQLGSWKRPVGYFSKQLDNVSAGWPSCLRAVAATVLLIQEARKLTMGRHIDVYVPHMVTTVLEQKGGHWLSPSRMMKFQVTLTEQDDVALKTTNLLNPALFLGATAEEGPLEHDCLEVIEHTYSARTDLKDVPLEQPEWELFTDGSSFMENGARYAGYAVTTIDVVIEAKSLPPNTPAQRAELIALTRALELSEGKTVNIWTDSKYAFGVVHVHGALWKERGLLSSQGTNIKHQDAVLQLIDAVQKPEQVAIMHCKAHQSGNSKICEGNRKADWAARQVAREVQKTMALIPSRLNISQFNLPPKPNYTVEDDRLAQLLKAQKNAEGWYVTAQGQIVVPPLAMREILQVKHNECHWGAEALVKWLRQYLISVRMQTMAKLVMSKCEICLKNNPVARRQAQLGRIRIGIEPGDYWQVDFAELPKTRGYKYLLVGVDTFSGWPEALPCRTNQAKKTVKWLLQEIIPRFGVPLGISSDRGPHFIATVVQ; the protein is encoded by the coding sequence atggggtacaaggggtcgcccactctctttggaagtcaactggcaaaagaactggaaatctggaccagagaagggcaagtaccaagagaccaatatttattactccagtatgtagatgacattttgattgcaacagaggaagaaatgacctgcataaaggtaaccactgagatcttaaattcactaggaatgggagggtataaggtatccagagaaaaagcacaaattgcccaacagactgtgatttacctgggatgtgaaatctcacaagggcagagaaaactgggtactaatcgtattcaagctatctgtgctattccagagcctcagaatctacacgagctgcggatcttcctcggaatgacagggtggtgtcgcctgtggatcatggactatggactgattgcaaaacccttgtacgaggctcagaagacgcagccgttcacctggggcaaaccacagaaagaggccttccagaagttaaaggaagcactgacaactgctcctgctttggggttacctgatctgtctaaagactttcagctgtacgtgcatgaaaggcagcgactggcactgggagtcctgacccaacaactgggaagctggaaaaggccggtgggttacttttccaaacaactcgacaacgtaagtgccggatggccttcatgtctgcgggcagtggcagctaccgtgctgctgatacaggaagccaggaagctcacaatgggaagacacatagatgtctatgtgccacacatggtaactacagtcctggaacaaaaggggggccattggctctctccaagccggatgatgaagtttcaggtaaccctgactgagcaggatgatgttgcactaaaaacaactaacctcttgaatccagctctatttctaggtgccacagctgaggaaggtccattagagcatgactgtctagaagtcatcgagcacacttattcagcaagaacagatctgaaggatgtccccctggagcaaccagagtgggaactctttacagatggaagcagcttcatggagaacggagccagatacgcgggatatgcggtaactacaattgatgtagtaatagaggcaaaatcactaccacctaacacgcctgcacaaagggcagaactaatcgcattaaccagagcactcgagctgagtgaagggaagacagtgaatatttggactgattccaaatatgcctttggagtagtgcatgtacacggagctttatggaaagaaagaggactgctgtcctcccaagggacaaatattaaacatcaagatgcagtcctacaattgatagatgcagtacaaaaacctgaacaagtagcaatcatgcactgcaaggcacatcaatcaggcaactccaaaatttgtgaaggaaatcgaaaagcagattgggcagcccgtcaggtagcgcgagaggtgcagaaaacaatggcgttgataccatcaagacttaatatctctcaatttaatttgcctccgaagccaaactatacagtcgaagatgacagactagcacaactgctgaaggcacagaagaacgcagaagggtggtatgtaaccgcacaagggcaaatagtggtacctcctttagcaatgagagaaattttacaggtaaaacataatgagtgtcactggggtgcagaggcgttggtaaagtggttaagacaatacctaatctcagtacggatgcaaacaatggccaagttagtaatgtctaaatgtgaaatctgtctgaaaaacaatcccgtagctagacgacaggcacagttaggcagaattcggataggaatagaaccaggagactattggcaagtggattttgcagaactgccaaaaactcggggatacaaatacctgttagtaggggttgacacgttttctggatggccagaagcccttccctgtcgcacaaaccaagcaaagaaaacagttaagtggttattacaggagatcattcccaggtttggggtgcccctagggatatcatcagacagaggcccacacttcatagccacggtggtacaatag